The following DNA comes from Sinorhizobium mexicanum.
AGACCATGACGAAGATTGCAAAGCGTGTACAGAAGTCCCGCGAGGGCATCGATCCGGCGAAGATCTACGGCCTCGTTGAAGCCGTAACGCTGGTCAAGGAACGTGCGACGGCAAAGTTCGATGAGACCATTGAAGTCGCCATGAATCTCGGCGTCGATCCGCGCCATGCCGACCAGATGGTCCGCGGCGTTGTCAACCTGCCGAACGGCACCGGCCGCTCGGTTCGCGTTGCCGTTTTCGCACGCGGCGCCAAGGCTGACGAAGCCAAGGCTGCCGGTGCCGACGTTATCGGCGCCGAAGACCTCGTTGAGATCGTCCAGGGCGGCAAAATCGATTTCGATCGCTGCATTGCCACCCCGGACATGATGCCGCTCGTCGGTCGTCTCGGTAAGGTTCTCGGCCCGCGCGGCATGATGCCGAACCCGAAGGTTGGCACGGTCACCATGGATGTTGCGGCTGCCGTCAAGGCCTCCAAGGGTGGTGCGGTGGAGTTCCGCGTCGAAAAGGCTGGCATCGTCCATGCTGGCGTTGGCAAGGCATCCTTCGACGCCAAGGCACTGGAAGAAAACATCCGCGCCTTCGCCGATGCCGTGATCAAGGCAAAGCCGACCGGTGCCAAGGGTAACTACGTCAAGCGCGTAGCCATCTCCTCGACCATGGGGCCGGGCCTCAAGATCGATCCCGCGACCCTCAGCGTCGCCTGATAGCTTCCGGGCTTCGGCCCGAAACCGAATTTCCGGCCTTTTGGGGCCGGAAATATCCGGACCTAGTCCGGAACTCCTGTCCGAGATTGCGGGTGGTTTTACCTTAATCACCATTGCCCGCATGAGACGGGTAAGATCTGAATTTTGAGCAACGCTTCTGGCGTCGAAATTCGGTTCGAACCTCGCTTGCCTTGTGTCAGACCCGGCTCTCCCGGGAACGCCAAGGGACAGGATCCTTAAGCGTTGCTTGGGATCGAGAATGATCCCGGGTGACAAAGGCAAACCCGGCAGGGCTGCTTGAAGCAACCCTGTCAACTGGAGACAGACAGTGGAAAGAGCGGAAAAACGCGAATTCGTCACGGAGCTGAACGAAGTCTTCAAGGCTTCCGGTTCGGTTGTCGTGGCCCACTATGCTGGTGTCACAGTTGCGCAGATGAACGACTTCCGTTCGAAGATGCGCGCTGCTGGCGGCACCGTCAAAGTCGCGAAAAACCGCCTGGCCAAGATCGCTCTTCAGGGCACGGAGTCTGAAGGGATGACCGATCTCTTCAAGGGCCAGACGCTGATCGCTTACAGCGCCGACCCGATCACGGCTCCGAAGGTCGTCGTGGATTTCGCCAAGACCAACGACAAGCTCGTTGTGCTCGGCGGCGCCATGGGGACAACCACGCTCAACCCGGAAGCAGTCAAGTCGCTTGCGACCCTGCCTTCGCTGGACGAGCTGCGCGCGAAGCTGCTGGGCCTTCTCAATGCCCCGGCAACCCGCGTTGCGACGGTTGTCGCAGCACCGGCAAGCCAGCTTGCCCGCGTGTTCTCGGCCTATGCCAAGAAGGACGAAGCCGCCTGAGGCGGAATTTCGCTGTTGTATTTAAAACCAGTTCGAACCGAACAAAAGGAAAAGTAAAATGGCTGATCTCGCAAAGATCGTTGAAGACCTCTCCTCGCTGACCGTCCTGGAAGCTGCTGAGCTTTCCAAGCTGCTCGAAGAGAAGTGGGGCGTTTCTGCCGCTGCTCCGGTGGCCGTTGCTGCTGCTGGCGGCGCTGCCGGCGGTGCTGCTGCCGCTGCTGAAGAAGAAAAGACCGAGTTTGACGTCATCCTGACGGATGCCGGCGCGAACAAGATCAACGTCATCAAGGAAGTCCGCGCCATCACCGGCCTCGGCCTCAAGGAAGCCAAGGACCTCGTCGAAGGCGCTCCGAAGGCTGTCAAGGAAGCTGTTTCCAAGGCTGAAGCTGCTGACCTCAAGAAGAAGCTCGAAGACGCTGGCGCCAAGGTTGACGTCAAGTAATTCGACGAAATGCAAAGGAGGGGTGGCCGTCTGGCCGCCTCTCTTTGACCGTTTTTAGAACATATTACCCAAAAGCCTGTCGAAAACGGCTTTTGGGTAATGAGTTCTTCAAGAGGATGGTCTCGAACGGAAGGCAGCACAGCAATCCGCGCTGCGCGTTTTCCGGAAGTTGGACGAGATTGAACAACTCATTGATTGACGGGGTCGACTGGCCATCGGTTCCCGTCCGTTGCAGGCCCGGATGCAAGATTGACAAGGAGCGACGATGGCTCAGACCCTTTCGTTTAACGGTCGCAGGCGCGTACGCAAGTTTTTTGGTAAAATTCCAGAAGTCGCGGAGATGCCGAACCTGATCGAGGTTCAGAAGGCGTCCTACGACCAATTTCTTATGGTTGAAGAGCCGAAGGGCGGACGCCCCGATGAGGGCCTTCAAGCCGTTTTCAAGTCGGTATTTCCGATCAAGGATTTCTCGGGCGCTTCCATGCTCGAATTCGTGTCCTACGAGTTCGAACCGCCGAAGTTCGACGTTGAAGAATGCCGCCAGCGCGACCTGACCTATGCGGCGCCGCTGAAGGTAACGCTGCGCCTGATCGTGTTCGATATTGACGAGGACACCGGCGCAAAGTCGATCAAGGACATCAAGGAACAGAACGTCTACATGGGCGACATGCCGCTCATGACGGACAACGGTACCTTCATCGTCAACGGCACCGAGCGCGTCATCGTTTCGCAGATGCATCGCTCGCCGGGCGTGTTCTTCGATCACGACAAGGGCAAGAGCCATTCGTCCGGCAAGCTGCTCTTTGCCGCGCGCGTCATTCCGTATCGCGGCTCGTGGCTCGACATCGAATTCGACGCCAAGGACATCGTGCATGCCCGTATCGACCGTCGGCGCAAGCTTCCGGTGACGTCGCTGTTGATGGCGCTCGGCATGGACGGCGAGGAGATCCTCGACACCTTCTACACGAAGTCGCTCTACCAGCGCGACGGCGAAGGCTGGCGCGTACCGTTCCAGCCGGATGCCCTGAAGGGCCAGAAGGCGATCACCGACATGATCGACGCCGATACCGGCGAAGTCGTCGTTGAAGCCGGCAAGAAGCTTACGCCGCGCCTGCTCCGCCAGCTGCAGGAGAAGGGTCTGAAGGCTCTCAAGGCCACCGACGACGATCTCTACGGCAACTACCTTGCTGAAGACGTGGTCAACTACGGAACGGGCGAGATCTATCTCGAAGCCGGCGACGAGATCGACGAGAAGACGCTTCCCGTCATCCTTTCGGCAGGCTTCGACGAGATCCCGGTTCTCGACATCGACCACATCAATGTCGGTGCCTACATCCGCAACACGCTTGCCGCCGACAAGAACGAGAACCGCCAGGATGCGCTGTTCGACATCTATCGCGTCATGCGTCCGGGCGAACCGCCGACCATGGATTCTGCCGAAGCCATGTTCAACACGCTGTTCTTCGATGCCGAGCGCTACGATCTTTCGGCTGTCGGCCGCGTTAAGATGAACATGCGTCTCGACCTCGACGTTCCGGATACCGTCCGCACGCTCCGCAA
Coding sequences within:
- the rplA gene encoding 50S ribosomal protein L1; amino-acid sequence: MTKIAKRVQKSREGIDPAKIYGLVEAVTLVKERATAKFDETIEVAMNLGVDPRHADQMVRGVVNLPNGTGRSVRVAVFARGAKADEAKAAGADVIGAEDLVEIVQGGKIDFDRCIATPDMMPLVGRLGKVLGPRGMMPNPKVGTVTMDVAAAVKASKGGAVEFRVEKAGIVHAGVGKASFDAKALEENIRAFADAVIKAKPTGAKGNYVKRVAISSTMGPGLKIDPATLSVA
- the rplJ gene encoding 50S ribosomal protein L10 — its product is MERAEKREFVTELNEVFKASGSVVVAHYAGVTVAQMNDFRSKMRAAGGTVKVAKNRLAKIALQGTESEGMTDLFKGQTLIAYSADPITAPKVVVDFAKTNDKLVVLGGAMGTTTLNPEAVKSLATLPSLDELRAKLLGLLNAPATRVATVVAAPASQLARVFSAYAKKDEAA
- the rplL gene encoding 50S ribosomal protein L7/L12: MADLAKIVEDLSSLTVLEAAELSKLLEEKWGVSAAAPVAVAAAGGAAGGAAAAAEEEKTEFDVILTDAGANKINVIKEVRAITGLGLKEAKDLVEGAPKAVKEAVSKAEAADLKKKLEDAGAKVDVK